The genomic DNA CACAATGATATTCCAACTGATGACTACTGGCTATCAAAATTTTAGTAGAAACTGTGAGATCCAAGTGTGGTGGAAATTTGGAACTTACCTCAAAGCAGCTTCCAGTTTGATTAACATCTGGAAGGTCATTACATGTAGCCAGACTCAAATAGGCCAATACAGGTGCAAGGTCTAAAGAGTCCAAATATAGGCACTGCTCAACGTACACTTGAGAAATGACCTTCAGGGAAGACAATGCAATCTCTGAATAAGAAGATTGAAGAAAGGCATCTCTCAAGTCTTTAGATTTTACTATTTCATTGATCTGCCATGCTGCCCCCGCTGCAACAACAAGCTCTTCATTACTGACTTTTGATTTGGATGACGCCTTTCCAACAACACTGTCACGTACTGGTATTTTCTTAAGtgccttgcctttcttcctcCTTGAAAATGCAACAGGGCATGGAGGAGGTTCAACTCCATAGATCTCAGCAAAATCAGAGGCTTTTGATTGCAGAGTATTAGTCAATGCTTCAAACAACTCATCAGACCAGTCACCCAAAACTATCAACTTATGTGCTTCCAGCACTGTTTCCTGATATTCTTCTTGCTTTGAAATCCTAGCAGCATTCACAACTATATCCATGCATTCCTCATGCACCACAGATAGATCATCAGGTAAAACAACTGGAGCTATACTAAGAAGGGCAGCCCGAGCACCCTCAGAAACAGCAATTTGAAGGACCAACCTTAACTTCGCATTTGCAAAGAATTCTTGCAAAGCAGCCAAACTAGAGCGCTCGTCGGATAAGCTTTTTATAAGATTGACTGAAGCAATAATAAGGCCATCAATCTGATCTGAGTTACATCCTGGTTGTGATAATGCGAGAGTAATTGAATATTTGACTAGATCAACAATAGACCTTGGGGATGACCCTTCAGACAGAGCAAATTCACAAAATCTTGCCCCAGCTGTTGGTGACCTCTTGATTAGTGCAATGCAGCGAGCACATGCTTCTTTTGGGCTCAACTTTGATGGAAAATAAGAAGGAACGAGGAGCTTTGTAATTTTTTGAGCAATGCGGGGATGATCATTTGCAAGTGAAGACAATAAAGTACCCAGACCAACAACCTGCAACAGAGAAGGGAATATAAACAGCCTTCTTGAAGATATAAAAAGAACACTCTAATATGCTCGAAGGGAACAAATTATAGATCTTAAGGTTATTTAAGTTCATAGCATAGTTTGTAAAAAGTACCATACCTTATTGTATTGGAATGATCGAAGATCACGAATAGCTAAAAGAAGATCAACAGCAGCAGCTCTGATAGACATAGCAGTATCTGAGATCATATCGCTTAATCTTGGAAGTAGAACTTTCAGTATGTCATGACTTTGTGGATTGTCAAGCAAGTATATGAGACCATTAAGTGTTGATAGCCGAACCTCATTGCAAGAATCCTTGGACATGTCGTCAACAATTTTACTCAGAAATTTTGAAATAGTGGGGACAGGGACAACTTCCCAATATTGGTTAAGAATACGACAGATTCCTTCAACTGCAACTGCTCTTATTTCTGGGTATTCATCCATGAGGAGCTTGTCTATCAAGAAGAACTGCTTCTCTAGAAGAGGATCATTAACATCCTTTGTCACATCTGGATCTTCAAGGGGAAACAAATCTAATAGAAGATGCAAAGCATTATGGCGCACATTGGAGTTTGCGACCTGCCAAGCAGTATCCAGTTCAGATAAGGCAAAGAAATTTGGCTAAATGTAAATAACCAGATATTATCATTAATATAACATAATATATGCTCAATGATGAACTGTAAAGCAGAAAACTAAACAAATAATTAGTCCAGTTTTTAACAATCAAGTTGAATTCAACTTAAGCTTATCGAGTTTTTCATGGCATTGACATTTCATGATTTATTGGGGACATGAGAGGAATATAATACACTACAGAGTATTAGTGTACCATAGTAACCAATAATATCCTACATTTCTTAATAAACCTAATCATAGTAAAGAATGATTTCTCAGCTCCTTAATGCATATGCGTATCATAGTAAAGAATGAGTTCTCAGCTTCTTAATGCGTGAAGTCAGGAACATAACAAAATGTGATAAAACGAATGGAGCATGTAGTGTACCATAGTAACCAATAATATCCTACATTTCTTAATAAACCTAATCATAGTAAAGAATGATTTCTCAGCTCCTTAATGTGTATCATAGTAAAGAATGAGTTCTCAGCTTCTTAATGCGTGAAGTCAGGAACATAACAAAATGTGATAAAACGAATGGAGCATGTGATTAGGCATCTTAAAACAGCAACACCTAGCTTTCCTAGGAACGCGATTAGGCACTAGATGCCACCCTGCTGTCAGACTAGCACATAGTGCCTTTAAGAACTCTGTTGTGGTCAACCATGTTTATATATGGAAGTTAAGCATCAGCAATGTTCAGTAAACTATGGGATGTGTTATGTCATAGGTTACTTGAGTATTCTTCAGAGCAGGCTAGTATGTGAAAACATTATGTCAAAACTTCACATCCTATTAATCTTCTGCCTAAATTCAATTGAAGGGTAATAACATATAATCGACACAGTAAGCAATTCCATTCAGTGTTTCTATTATCTGACAGTTTTATCCCATTCTTGCTGGAATTACTAGTAGTCACACACACTGCCCACCACCACAAGACAAAAGACAAGGCAAGATATATACCTGCAACGAACGGAACAGCACAGGTTCCGCAAGCCGGAACACCAACTTTTCAACCCCAGCAACCGCTCTCTGCTCGACGAAAGGCGACAGGATCTTCCTGGCCGCCTTGGCCACCTCCTTGCTCCCGGCGTGTACGGCGCCCTCCACCATCCCTTGCAGGAACGCCTCGCCGACCTCCCCACGGACCCAGCTACCGTCCTTCCACGCCCTGAAGATGACCTCCCCGTAGGCTACCACCGCGGCGCGCTTGCCCCCCGTCAACCCCACCTGCGCCCTGATGAGCTCCAGCCCCTCCCTGGCGATCCCTTCGCTGACCCCGAGCACGAGCGCGAGGAACTTCCTCCCTTCCTCGGCCTTGAGAAAGAGCGGCGAGGCGAAGCAGCGCAGCAGGAGCATCTTGAAGTCGGAGATGCTCTGGTCGTCGTCGTAGTCGAGCAGCGGCAGCGCGTCGCGGAACGCGAAGAGGCGGCGGAGGACCGGCCTGGCGCTGGAGCCGGAGGTGAGCGCCAGGGCGACGAGGTAGGGCAGCGTCTGCGCGACGAGGGCTTCGCGTCCCGGCGCGTCGGCGCGCCAGGCGAGCTCGAAGCAGGAGGCGGCGAGGGCCGCGACCGGCGGGTCGGCGTTGGCGAGGAGCGCGAGGCGGGCGTGGAGCAGCGCGAGCGGGCAGATGAGGTCGTCCCATCGTGGCGGGTGGGTGGGGTGTGTGACGAGCAGGTGGAGGAGGACGGAGGCGGGGCGCggaggagggggtgggggcgggggcGCGTCGGAAGTGGAGCCGGCGTCGGGGTCGGAGGGGGGAGCGAGGGCTAGGGCGAGTGCCTGCGGGAGGGAGAGGAGGAGCGGGTGGGAGACGGGGAGGGAGTGCACGAGCTGCTTGAGTTGGGGCGGGGCTTTGagtgcggcggtggcggcggccgggATGAGCGTGGCGGCAAGCGCGAGGAGGTCGGCG from Miscanthus floridulus cultivar M001 unplaced genomic scaffold, ASM1932011v1 fs_522_3_4, whole genome shotgun sequence includes the following:
- the LOC136532099 gene encoding uncharacterized protein isoform X3 → MPPARRRPRRGATPAGGGDNSVPSSAADLLALAATLIPAAATAALKAPPQLKQLVHSLPVSHPLLLSLPQALALALAPPSDPDAGSTSDAPPPPPPPPRPASVLLHLLVTHPTHPPRWDDLICPLALLHARLALLANADPPVAALAASCFELAWRADAPGREALVAQTLPYLVALALTSGSSARPVLRRLFAFRDALPLLDYDDDQSISDFKMLLLRCFASPLFLKAEEGRKFLALVLGVSEGIAREGLELIRAQVGLTGGKRAAVVAYGEVIFRAWKDGSWVRGEVGEAFLQGMVEGAVHAGSKEVAKAARKILSPFVEQRAVAGVEKLVFRLAEPVLFRSLQVANSNVRHNALHLLLDLFPLEDPDVTKDVNDPLLEKQFFLIDKLLMDEYPEIRAVAVEGICRILNQYWEVVPVPTISKFLSKIVDDMSKDSCNEVRLSTLNGLIYLLDNPQSHDILKVLLPRLSDMISDTAMSIRAAAVDLLLAIRDLRSFQYNKVVGLGTLLSSLANDHPRIAQKITKLLVPSYFPSKLSPKEACARCIALIKRSPTAGARFCEFALSEGSSPRSIVDLVKYSITLALSQPGCNSDQIDGLIIASVNLIKSLSDERSSLAALQEFFANAKLRLVLQIAVSEGARAALLSIAPVVLPDDLSVVHEECMDIVVNAARISKQEEYQETVLEAHKLIVLGDWSDELFEALTNTLQSKASDFAEIYGVEPPPCPVAFSRRKKGKALKKIPVRDSVVGKASSKSKVSNEELVVAAGAAWQINEIVKSKDLRDAFLQSSYSEIALSSLKVISQVYVEQCLYLDSLDLAPVLAYLSLATCNDLPDVNQTGSCFEEISLFQSSTANQSLDHLLNCFDKLLNGTVNNPPSKSNKNGKASRSKDQQKGESEVKGTFNAIMLGASILKFIVDTTMKPVNDDKISSFTYAAKLLHLVLSSSPEESSPPEEAFFLANDLLDLVPAVESFAGSRFALSIVSILKQWLPLLLLGLVCRWLIGPHNEMAPNVFHFADSVLPLWVTAVAKNEILDSKEPGQDEQSNPAAEGEDSPLCRKLAEMMAILLKKGSPRILDCVSGVLLSTFQLTLQRSEYGIALGMTLFVCDKLLGNNSLALEKLQLTRDFLRENFLEIDRYVSDELVDDDDSRQQLEKAKELIRSVLTDV
- the LOC136532099 gene encoding uncharacterized protein isoform X2; amino-acid sequence: MPPARRRPRRGATPAGGGDNSVPSSAADLLALAATLIPAAATAALKAPPQLKQLVHSLPVSHPLLLSLPQALALALAPPSDPDAGSTSDAPPPPPPPPRPASVLLHLLVTHPTHPPRWDDLICPLALLHARLALLANADPPVAALAASCFELAWRADAPGREALVAQTLPYLVALALTSGSSARPVLRRLFAFRDALPLLDYDDDQSISDFKMLLLRCFASPLFLKAEEGRKFLALVLGVSEGIAREGLELIRAQVGLTGGKRAAVVAYGEVIFRAWKDGSWVRGEVGEAFLQGMVEGAVHAGSKEVAKAARKILSPFVEQRAVAGVEKLVFRLAEPVLFRSLQVANSNVRHNALHLLLDLFPLEDPDVTKDVNDPLLEKQFFLIDKLLMDEYPEIRAVAVEGICRILNQYWEVVPVPTISKFLSKIVDDMSKDSCNEVRLSTLNGLIYLLDNPQSHDILKVLLPRLSDMISDTAMSIRAAAVDLLLAIRDLRSFQYNKVVGLGTLLSSLANDHPRIAQKITKLLVPSYFPSKLSPKEACARCIALIKRSPTAGARFCEFALSEGSSPRSIVDLVKYSITLALSQPGCNSDQIDGLIIASVNLIKSLSDERSSLAALQEFFANAKLRLVLQIAVSEGARAALLSIAPVVLPDDLSVVHEECMDIVVNAARISKQEEYQETVLEAHKLIVLGDWSDELFEALTNTLQSKASDFAEIYGVEPPPCPVAFSRRKKGKALKKIPVRDSVVGKASSKSKVSNEELVVAAGAAWQINEIVKSKDLRDAFLQSSYSEIALSSLKVISQVYVEQCLYLDSLDLAPVLAYLSLATCNDLPDVNQTGSCFESSTANQSLDHLLNCFDKLLNGTVNNPPSKSNKNGKASRSKDQQKGESEVKGTFNAIMLGASILKFIVDTTMKPVNDDKIRCLKFASSYIKYAISSIKKHQEQSSSFKGDDLKDALLLVRSSFTYAAKLLHLVLSSSPEESSPPEEAFFLANDLLDLVPAVESFAGSRFALSIVSILKQWLPLLLLGLVCRWLIGPHNEMAPNVFHFADSVLPLWVTAVAKNEILDSKEPGQDEQSNPAAEGEDSPLCRKLAEMMAILLKKGSPRILDCVSGVLLSTFQLTLQRSEYGIALGMTLFVCDKLLGNNSLALEKLQLTRDFLRENFLEIDRYVSDELVDDDDSRQQLEKAKELIRSVLTDV
- the LOC136532099 gene encoding uncharacterized protein isoform X1, encoding MPPARRRPRRGATPAGGGDNSVPSSAADLLALAATLIPAAATAALKAPPQLKQLVHSLPVSHPLLLSLPQALALALAPPSDPDAGSTSDAPPPPPPPPRPASVLLHLLVTHPTHPPRWDDLICPLALLHARLALLANADPPVAALAASCFELAWRADAPGREALVAQTLPYLVALALTSGSSARPVLRRLFAFRDALPLLDYDDDQSISDFKMLLLRCFASPLFLKAEEGRKFLALVLGVSEGIAREGLELIRAQVGLTGGKRAAVVAYGEVIFRAWKDGSWVRGEVGEAFLQGMVEGAVHAGSKEVAKAARKILSPFVEQRAVAGVEKLVFRLAEPVLFRSLQVANSNVRHNALHLLLDLFPLEDPDVTKDVNDPLLEKQFFLIDKLLMDEYPEIRAVAVEGICRILNQYWEVVPVPTISKFLSKIVDDMSKDSCNEVRLSTLNGLIYLLDNPQSHDILKVLLPRLSDMISDTAMSIRAAAVDLLLAIRDLRSFQYNKVVGLGTLLSSLANDHPRIAQKITKLLVPSYFPSKLSPKEACARCIALIKRSPTAGARFCEFALSEGSSPRSIVDLVKYSITLALSQPGCNSDQIDGLIIASVNLIKSLSDERSSLAALQEFFANAKLRLVLQIAVSEGARAALLSIAPVVLPDDLSVVHEECMDIVVNAARISKQEEYQETVLEAHKLIVLGDWSDELFEALTNTLQSKASDFAEIYGVEPPPCPVAFSRRKKGKALKKIPVRDSVVGKASSKSKVSNEELVVAAGAAWQINEIVKSKDLRDAFLQSSYSEIALSSLKVISQVYVEQCLYLDSLDLAPVLAYLSLATCNDLPDVNQTGSCFEEISLFQSSTANQSLDHLLNCFDKLLNGTVNNPPSKSNKNGKASRSKDQQKGESEVKGTFNAIMLGASILKFIVDTTMKPVNDDKIRCLKFASSYIKYAISSIKKHQEQSSSFKGDDLKDALLLVRSSFTYAAKLLHLVLSSSPEESSPPEEAFFLANDLLDLVPAVESFAGSRFALSIVSILKQWLPLLLLGLVCRWLIGPHNEMAPNVFHFADSVLPLWVTAVAKNEILDSKEPGQDEQSNPAAEGEDSPLCRKLAEMMAILLKKGSPRILDCVSGVLLSTFQLTLQRSEYGIALGMTLFVCDKLLGNNSLALEKLQLTRDFLRENFLEIDRYVSDELVDDDDSRQQLEKAKELIRSVLTDV